Genomic window (Pseudovibrio brasiliensis):
TCTGCGCCTTCAGGCGTTTCTGCCGCCATTGGGCCAATGCGGAAGCCATCTCGCGCCGCGCGGATAACGCCGTAACCCTGCACACTTCCATTCTCAACCAGATAAACACCGCGCCGCATCGGGTTCATGGGCTCAAGCCATCGCTCCAGAAAGGCCGCACGCTCTGCGGGGAAGTAGTTGCGGTCATACTCGATGATGCTGGGCAGAATGCCTTTGCCGATAATGGAGATACGCTGATCCATAGGCATGGTGACATCAGACAGGCCGCTGTAACGCATGTTCCGGTGGGCCAATGTAAAACCGGATTTGGCATAATTGTCTTGCTCTTCAACCACCCCATCAAGACCAATGGTCCGCCCTTCCAGACGCCGCATGGCGGCATTCCATATCAACGCACCTAGGCCCTGCTTACGAAACTCCGGGTGGCAGATGTAAAAGCCGAGAAAGCCAAAGGCCTCGCCGTACTTTACCGCAGAGACCATCGAAACCAGCTGATTGTTCAGATAACAGCCCAGATACCCTTCAGGGTCCGCCGCATAATAGGAAGGAGCATCATCCTCACCCGGATTCCAGCCTTCAGATGCGGCCCAATCCAACATGGTCAGAATGCCATCCTCGTC
Coding sequences:
- a CDS encoding GNAT family N-acetyltransferase, whose product is MAPQDTDIRIMDEDGILTMLDWAASEGWNPGEDDAPSYYAADPEGYLGCYLNNQLVSMVSAVKYGEAFGFLGFYICHPEFRKQGLGALIWNAAMRRLEGRTIGLDGVVEEQDNYAKSGFTLAHRNMRYSGLSDVTMPMDQRISIIGKGILPSIIEYDRNYFPAERAAFLERWLEPMNPMRRGVYLVENGSVQGYGVIRAARDGFRIGPMAAETPEGADLIFRALAGSAKGQMINIDLPLPNEQAVKLAERYDLSPVFATARMYKGQDPNLPLDKIYSFASYELG